One Novosphingobium sp. G106 DNA segment encodes these proteins:
- a CDS encoding acyl-CoA dehydrogenase family protein produces MGDISADPAIHGFDESDLEAIRESLASVLAEQCGSLALHAHVDGKLDLDQALEAQGRELGWAAIGLSEELGGFGLGAHGIQLLHHQLGLVAAPGGFLASGAAAHVLAEHGTSGGATSEWLTRLSSGEVQAAIPAVLDEGLIRAANGTISGRTTLIGSPGAAIALVAVGQDEVALIELAGLVLTPLDFWDRTRNLAMLELDGHVPVTWLGKDGAAHRALMRAFALAVASDCIGVARGITDKTIAYMKERSQFGRVIGSFQALKHRAVDLVAVTNIAEFTLAQAIEAAPAADRTADMWARLAKAAASEAAVFVAGDCVQLHGGVGFTWEFDVHLYLKRARLNEMLVTSNLALRDAAAADLAAVTEAGASTLELATL; encoded by the coding sequence ATGGGTGACATCAGTGCGGATCCGGCCATTCACGGTTTTGATGAATCCGATCTCGAGGCAATCCGCGAAAGCCTTGCATCCGTCCTTGCCGAACAATGCGGTAGCTTGGCGCTGCATGCGCATGTCGACGGGAAACTCGACCTCGATCAGGCTCTTGAAGCGCAAGGCCGCGAGCTGGGCTGGGCGGCGATAGGGCTTTCCGAGGAACTGGGCGGCTTCGGTCTTGGCGCGCACGGGATTCAGTTGCTGCATCATCAACTCGGTTTAGTTGCGGCTCCGGGCGGCTTCCTAGCCAGCGGCGCGGCCGCCCACGTGCTTGCCGAACACGGAACCTCCGGCGGGGCTACGTCTGAGTGGCTGACCCGGCTGTCCTCGGGTGAAGTCCAGGCCGCAATACCCGCCGTACTGGATGAAGGCCTGATCCGTGCTGCCAACGGCACGATCAGCGGGCGAACGACACTGATCGGTTCGCCTGGCGCGGCGATCGCACTGGTCGCGGTGGGTCAGGATGAGGTAGCCCTGATCGAACTCGCGGGACTGGTACTCACGCCGCTCGATTTCTGGGATCGTACACGCAATCTCGCGATGCTGGAACTCGACGGACATGTGCCTGTAACCTGGCTTGGCAAGGACGGCGCGGCGCACCGTGCCTTGATGCGGGCATTCGCACTGGCCGTTGCCAGCGATTGCATAGGCGTGGCGCGCGGGATCACCGACAAGACGATCGCCTATATGAAAGAGCGGTCCCAGTTTGGCCGGGTGATCGGTTCTTTCCAGGCGTTGAAGCACCGTGCTGTCGATCTTGTAGCTGTGACCAACATCGCTGAATTCACCCTGGCTCAGGCAATAGAAGCTGCGCCAGCTGCCGATCGGACAGCCGACATGTGGGCCAGGCTCGCAAAGGCTGCGGCCAGCGAGGCGGCGGTGTTTGTCGCGGGTGACTGTGTCCAGCTGCATGGTGGCGTCGGCTTCACCTGGGAATTCGATGTGCATCTTTATCTGAAGCGCGCCCGTCTCAACGAGATGCTGGTTACCAGCAATCTGGCTCTTCGAGACGCTGCGGCCGCGGACCTCGCAGCTGTCACGGAGGCTGGCGCTAGCACACTGGAGTTGGCAACGCTGTGA